In Heyndrickxia vini, the sequence GAAGTAAATTACTGTATGCTTGATTTTTCTCGACTGCCTCAAGTATTTCGAGTGCTGATTCCCGAACATTATGTTTTTTATTTCCCATATGATTCTCCTAATACAGTGCCGATTGATAGATGTGAACCCGCCCCATTTAAAAATTGTGCTGCAGTCATTTTTTTCTTACCTGATGGTTGCAATTCTTTGATTTTTATTCCCGTTAAGTTTCCAGTGGCAACGATGAAACCATCTTTCATTAACTGAATAATCGTTCCCGGTGATTTTTGTTCTGTTAATGCAATCGTTTCACTTTCCCATACCTTCATAACACTACCCTCAAGTGTTGTATAGGCTACAGGCCACGGATTTAACCCGCGAATATGATTGTATATTTCTTCACCGGATTTTGTCCAATCGATCTTTTCCTGTTCTCTTTTTATATTTGATGCAAAAGTAGCTAGTTCATTATTTTGAGAAATTGGTTTAATTTCGTCGTTAAATAGTCTAGGGATTGTTTCAGATAATAGTTCTGCTCCCGCTACACTTAATTTATTAAAAAGTGTTCCTACATTATCAGTTTCAGAAATTTGCACTTCTACTTGACTAATAATATCACCCGCATCAAGTTTTTCTACCATATACATAATGGTTATTCCGGTTTTCTTTTTTCCTTGAATAATTGCATAATGAACAGGAGCTCCCCCTCTAAGTTCTGGGAGAAGTGACGCATGAACATTAATACAGCCGAATTTTGGAGCATCCAGTAGTTCTTTTGGTAAGATTTGTCCGAATGCTGCAGTAACGATTAAATCCGGTTTCATTTCGATGATATTTTGTAACTCTATAGAATTACGGATTTTCTCCGGTTGCAAAACAGGAATTTGGTATTTTTCTGCTTCCACTTTAACTGGAGGTGGAGTTAAAACTCTTTTCCTTCCTACTGGGCGATCGGGTTGTGTAACTACAGCTATCACATCATACCCATCATTTATTAATCTTTTTAAAACAGGAACCGAAAAATCCGGAGTTCCCATAAAGACGACTTTTTTCATTCTTCCTCATACCCTTCCAATTCTTCTTCATCAATATATTTCAATACTTTTGTCGTAAATAATACGCCATGAAGATGGTCAATCTCATGTTGAATTGCGCGGGCTAGATAATCTTCTGCTTCTAT encodes:
- the fmt gene encoding methionyl-tRNA formyltransferase, with product MKKVVFMGTPDFSVPVLKRLINDGYDVIAVVTQPDRPVGRKRVLTPPPVKVEAEKYQIPVLQPEKIRNSIELQNIIEMKPDLIVTAAFGQILPKELLDAPKFGCINVHASLLPELRGGAPVHYAIIQGKKKTGITIMYMVEKLDAGDIISQVEVQISETDNVGTLFNKLSVAGAELLSETIPRLFNDEIKPISQNNELATFASNIKREQEKIDWTKSGEEIYNHIRGLNPWPVAYTTLEGSVMKVWESETIALTEQKSPGTIIQLMKDGFIVATGNLTGIKIKELQPSGKKKMTAAQFLNGAGSHLSIGTVLGESYGK